From a region of the Fischerella sp. JS2 genome:
- a CDS encoding GNAT family N-acetyltransferase: protein MTILTQTDHLIIRTWVPKQDAEQAFQIYGDPEVTRFLLTKVDNLESSRNLLQRWVTNFAQLNNGTGLWAIALKNNKEIVGTIILIQLRDEEENLTQNYEIGWHLKKSAWGKGYATEAAKAILDYGFNTLKLPVIYAIARSENVRSLRVIHRLGMVPMGRTNRYYKMELEMFKLEAPKEQIDE from the coding sequence ATGACTATCCTTACACAAACAGATCACCTAATTATTCGTACTTGGGTTCCCAAACAAGATGCTGAGCAAGCATTTCAAATTTACGGTGATCCTGAAGTTACACGCTTTTTACTCACCAAAGTCGATAATCTTGAGAGTTCAAGAAATTTACTGCAACGGTGGGTGACAAACTTTGCCCAACTCAATAATGGTACTGGTTTATGGGCGATCGCTCTTAAAAATAACAAAGAAATTGTTGGAACTATTATTTTGATCCAACTACGAGATGAGGAAGAAAACTTAACCCAAAATTACGAGATTGGCTGGCATTTGAAGAAATCTGCTTGGGGTAAAGGATATGCGACTGAAGCAGCAAAAGCAATTTTGGACTACGGATTTAACACTTTAAAGCTACCTGTAATTTATGCGATTGCGCGTTCTGAGAATGTCAGATCACTCCGCGTCATTCACAGATTAGGTATGGTTCCTATGGGACGCACAAATCGTTACTATAAAATGGAACTGGAAATGTTCAAGTTAGAAGCACCTAAAGAGCAGATAGATGAATAG
- a CDS encoding glycosyltransferase family 4 protein gives MKIAQVAPLWERVPPPTYGGIELVVSRLTDELVRRGHEVTLFASGDSQTLAKLEAVYPRALRLDPNVKEYTAYEMLELSQVYQQAVEFDLIHSHVGISALALASLVQTPTVHTLHGSFTEDNRNIYSHHQKQSYISISDAQRQINLNYVGTVYNGIDTNDYPFVGKPNDPPYLAFLGRFSPEKGPQHAIAIAKQTGWQLKMAGKVDAVDSEFFEKEIAPQIDGRQIQFLGEINHAEKAELFGNAAITLFPITWQEPFGLVMIESMATGTPVIAMNLGSVPEVIAHGVTGFVCQSFEEMAAMIPKALELNRRTCREYVENKFSVTQMVNGYEAVYKQIITSRANLNGRIHSAKILF, from the coding sequence ATGAAAATCGCTCAAGTTGCCCCCTTGTGGGAACGAGTTCCACCTCCAACTTACGGAGGAATTGAACTAGTAGTGAGTCGCTTAACCGATGAATTAGTTCGTCGTGGTCATGAGGTCACTCTGTTCGCTTCTGGAGATTCGCAGACTTTGGCTAAGCTAGAAGCAGTTTATCCCCGTGCGCTGCGCTTAGACCCCAATGTCAAGGAGTACACAGCGTATGAAATGCTTGAACTCAGCCAAGTTTACCAACAGGCAGTGGAATTCGATTTAATCCATTCCCATGTAGGGATTTCGGCTTTAGCTTTAGCGAGTTTAGTACAAACACCTACAGTGCATACTCTGCATGGTAGTTTCACAGAAGATAATCGCAACATTTATAGCCATCACCAAAAGCAATCATACATCAGTATTAGCGACGCGCAGAGACAGATAAACCTGAATTACGTTGGCACAGTTTACAACGGAATTGATACAAACGATTACCCTTTTGTAGGCAAACCCAATGATCCGCCATATTTGGCATTCCTGGGACGCTTTTCCCCAGAAAAAGGTCCACAACATGCCATCGCTATTGCCAAACAAACTGGTTGGCAATTGAAAATGGCTGGAAAAGTAGATGCAGTAGATTCAGAATTTTTTGAAAAAGAAATTGCCCCCCAAATTGATGGTCGGCAAATTCAGTTTCTTGGAGAAATAAATCACGCCGAGAAAGCAGAACTTTTTGGTAATGCTGCAATCACTCTGTTCCCCATAACCTGGCAAGAACCTTTTGGTTTGGTAATGATTGAATCAATGGCAACTGGTACACCAGTCATTGCGATGAATTTGGGTTCTGTACCAGAAGTGATTGCCCACGGTGTAACAGGTTTTGTCTGTCAGAGTTTTGAAGAAATGGCAGCAATGATTCCTAAAGCATTGGAATTAAATCGTCGTACCTGCCGAGAATATGTAGAAAACAAATTTAGTGTTACCCAAATGGTAAATGGGTACGAAGCGGTTTATAAACAAATTATCACAAGCCGCGCTAATTTAAATGGGCGAATTCATTCTGCAAAAATCCTGTTTTAA
- the xth gene encoding exodeoxyribonuclease III, with protein sequence MKIATWNVNSIRTRLQHVVDWLIQNPIDVLCMQETKVIDEHFPRSPFAELGYHLYLSGQKSYNGVAIISQQPLQDISTNFTTILPEIPPEFNEQKRVITGVINGIRIVNLYVPNGSAVGSEKYVYKLRWLAMLREYLQTLLVSTPNICMCGDFNIALENKDIHEKVNPENHIMASEPERQALRDILTLGFADAFRKFTSEGGYYSWWDYRAASFRRNLGWRIDHHYLTPNLYERAKSCTIDIMPRKLVQPSDHAPVILEF encoded by the coding sequence ATGAAAATAGCTACTTGGAATGTAAACTCTATCCGCACTCGCTTGCAGCACGTTGTTGATTGGTTAATTCAAAATCCAATTGATGTATTGTGTATGCAAGAAACTAAGGTTATTGATGAGCATTTTCCGCGATCGCCTTTTGCAGAATTAGGCTACCATCTTTATTTATCAGGGCAAAAATCTTACAACGGTGTTGCCATTATTAGCCAACAACCTCTACAAGATATCAGTACCAATTTTACAACAATATTGCCAGAAATACCACCAGAATTTAACGAGCAAAAGCGAGTAATTACGGGTGTCATAAATGGCATAAGAATAGTAAATCTTTACGTACCAAATGGCTCGGCAGTCGGTAGCGAAAAGTATGTATATAAACTACGCTGGTTGGCAATGTTGCGAGAGTATTTACAAACTCTGCTAGTATCCACACCCAATATTTGTATGTGTGGTGACTTTAATATTGCCTTGGAAAATAAAGATATCCACGAAAAAGTAAATCCAGAAAATCATATTATGGCATCTGAACCAGAGCGCCAAGCTCTGCGAGATATCTTGACACTGGGATTTGCTGATGCTTTTCGCAAATTCACATCGGAAGGTGGGTATTATAGCTGGTGGGATTACCGCGCCGCATCGTTTCGTCGTAACTTAGGTTGGCGAATTGACCATCACTATCTTACACCCAATTTGTATGAACGCGCCAAAAGTTGCACTATTGATATCATGCCTAGAAAGTTAGTCCAACCTAGCGATCATGCTCCTGTAATTCTAGAATTTTAG
- a CDS encoding type II toxin-antitoxin system mRNA interferase toxin, RelE/StbE family, with translation MRVLVGDSSFKYAFKRVIRKNSYLEETIFEVLELLVADPFAPTSKSHKLKGNLEGLWACWVEYDGRIIYTFQPNLDEDEDMIVLIDIGTHDEVY, from the coding sequence ATGAGGGTTCTTGTTGGGGATAGTAGCTTCAAGTATGCTTTTAAACGAGTTATTCGTAAAAATTCATACTTAGAAGAAACAATTTTTGAGGTTTTGGAATTACTGGTAGCTGATCCATTTGCACCTACTTCAAAATCACATAAGTTAAAAGGTAATTTAGAGGGTTTGTGGGCATGTTGGGTCGAGTATGATGGCCGTATTATCTACACATTTCAGCCAAATCTTGATGAGGATGAAGATATGATCGTGCTAATTGATATTGGCACTCATGATGAGGTTTATTGA
- a CDS encoding SDR family oxidoreductase: MFLVTGASGGIGRRVVRILRDREMSVRAFVRLTSRYGELEHRGAEIFIGDLEQQKDIHKACQGVQYIISTHGSDGNPIALDYRANIELIDQAKVNGVQHFVLISVLGTDRGYEDAPVFKAKRAVERYLESSGLNYTILRPAGLASNLLPLAERFRETGVYLLIGDPKNRTSIVSTDDLARMVVDSVTVAGARNQILPVGGPEILLREDIPRIFGRIFNKEPIIINPPLFMIDGLRGVLGFINPQVQKNLGTFRTLLANEFFCTTEEIANLETIFGFELETLEHFLRRYLAV, translated from the coding sequence ATGTTTCTAGTTACAGGAGCTTCAGGAGGAATTGGTCGTCGTGTCGTGCGAATTCTGCGCGATCGCGAAATGTCAGTCAGAGCATTTGTTCGTCTCACTTCGCGTTATGGAGAGTTAGAACATCGGGGTGCTGAAATTTTTATTGGTGATTTAGAACAACAAAAAGATATTCACAAAGCTTGTCAAGGTGTTCAGTACATTATCAGCACTCATGGTTCTGATGGCAATCCCATAGCTTTGGACTACCGCGCCAATATAGAACTCATTGACCAAGCAAAAGTAAATGGAGTGCAACATTTTGTATTAATTTCTGTACTAGGAACTGACCGGGGATATGAAGATGCGCCGGTGTTCAAAGCAAAACGAGCAGTAGAAAGATATTTAGAAAGCAGTGGCTTAAATTACACTATTTTACGACCAGCTGGATTAGCATCTAACTTGCTGCCATTGGCAGAGCGATTTCGAGAAACAGGGGTGTACTTGCTAATTGGCGACCCTAAAAACCGGACTTCAATTGTGAGTACAGACGATTTAGCAAGGATGGTAGTCGATTCTGTGACAGTTGCAGGCGCTCGCAATCAAATTTTACCTGTTGGAGGGCCAGAAATTTTATTACGAGAAGATATTCCCAGAATTTTCGGTCGCATCTTTAACAAAGAGCCAATTATAATTAATCCGCCACTATTTATGATTGATGGATTGCGTGGTGTGTTGGGTTTTATTAATCCTCAAGTACAAAAAAATTTGGGAACCTTCCGCACATTGCTGGCAAACGAATTTTTCTGTACAACTGAAGAAATTGCCAACTTAGAAACGATTTTTGGTTTTGAGTTGGAAACACTAGAACATTTTTTACGGCGTTATTTAGCAGTTTAA
- a CDS encoding HlyD family efflux transporter periplasmic adaptor subunit produces the protein MRYSLAANAAQARQTKQRFAKPDEQLSYELGKAVQELPPLYTRLLAGTISVIVFGAITWAHFSQVDEVATASGELIASSQVRPITSLGNGSILAVKVKEGDRVNKGQTLIERDPDLQQSDVVRLSKSANLIKEDLRRLDAERTGVTTTGTQLQDQLLTSRLQDYKARQAAAEAEANRQKALMEQAKVRLTRLQDNLVNAQTSLANAKTNLVNAKSLREKVVSNLAIAQKREQGLRTLDNSGAIPRIDYLEAQDRLNRAKAEITRANDEVTNAQNKITEAQDKVISLKKDIDAQKQEILQAQAAYQAASTQAQRLASERLSEILTQINKRKEELTNVQGQLDQAQKQRQLETIEAPVSGTVYRVKATKGPVQSGEELLSILPDGEELLLEVKVLNRDIGFIREGMKAKIKMATFPFQEFGVIDGEVLQVSPNAIIDKELGLVFPTRIKLDKHSLIVRGQEVAFTPGMAANGEIVTRKKSVLTFILEPVTRRFSEAFSVR, from the coding sequence ATGAGATACTCCCTAGCTGCAAATGCTGCTCAAGCACGTCAAACAAAACAAAGATTTGCCAAACCAGACGAACAACTTTCTTATGAATTGGGTAAGGCGGTGCAAGAATTACCGCCTTTGTATACAAGATTATTAGCAGGAACAATTAGTGTAATCGTGTTTGGGGCGATCACATGGGCGCATTTTTCCCAGGTAGATGAAGTGGCGACAGCAAGCGGAGAGTTAATTGCTTCTAGTCAAGTACGACCGATTACATCTCTAGGAAATGGTTCAATTTTAGCTGTGAAAGTTAAAGAAGGCGATCGCGTTAATAAAGGTCAGACTTTAATCGAACGTGACCCAGATTTACAACAATCTGATGTTGTACGCCTCAGCAAATCTGCCAATTTAATCAAAGAAGACTTACGACGTTTGGATGCAGAACGTACAGGAGTAACAACCACAGGTACACAACTGCAAGATCAACTTTTGACTTCGCGTCTACAAGATTACAAAGCACGTCAAGCAGCAGCAGAAGCAGAAGCAAATCGTCAAAAGGCGTTGATGGAACAAGCAAAAGTCCGCCTTACCCGATTGCAGGATAACTTAGTTAACGCCCAAACAAGCCTTGCTAACGCCAAAACCAACCTCGTCAATGCCAAAAGTCTCCGAGAAAAAGTCGTTAGCAACTTGGCGATCGCTCAAAAAAGAGAACAAGGGTTACGCACTCTCGATAATTCTGGTGCCATACCTAGAATAGATTACCTAGAAGCACAAGACAGACTTAATCGTGCCAAAGCAGAAATCACTAGAGCCAATGATGAAGTCACCAACGCTCAAAATAAAATCACAGAGGCACAAGATAAAGTCATATCTCTAAAAAAAGATATTGATGCCCAAAAGCAAGAAATTCTCCAAGCTCAAGCAGCTTATCAAGCTGCTAGCACTCAAGCACAGCGTTTGGCTTCAGAACGTTTAAGTGAAATTTTGACCCAAATAAATAAGCGTAAAGAAGAACTCACCAACGTTCAAGGTCAACTGGATCAAGCCCAAAAGCAGCGACAGTTAGAAACTATTGAAGCTCCAGTCTCTGGAACTGTCTATAGAGTCAAAGCTACTAAAGGACCTGTACAATCAGGTGAAGAATTACTTTCTATTCTGCCAGATGGAGAAGAATTGCTATTAGAAGTCAAAGTCCTCAACCGTGATATCGGTTTTATTCGGGAAGGAATGAAAGCAAAAATTAAAATGGCAACCTTCCCATTTCAGGAATTTGGCGTTATCGATGGAGAAGTTCTTCAAGTCAGTCCCAACGCCATTATTGATAAAGAATTAGGTTTAGTTTTCCCCACTAGAATCAAGCTAGACAAACACTCCTTGATAGTGCGGGGTCAAGAAGTAGCCTTCACTCCTGGTATGGCTGCCAATGGTGAAATTGTCACCCGTAAAAAGTCAGTTTTGACTTTCATTTTAGAACCTGTAACTCGCAGATTCAGCGAAGCATTTTCTGTCAGGTAG
- a CDS encoding clostripain-related cysteine peptidase, whose protein sequence is MRANSRDNTLNSAKALNVTSDTQSIQDWVGRSDTVDFYSFNLSGRSSFNLSLSGLTANADVQLIRDANSNGQVDTNEIIAGSYQTSRKSESIQTTLDGGNYFIKVYSASGSTNYKLGVSAKSEVVTPPTTADWTFMVYLDADNNLENYGIQDFLEMGKVGSTANVNIVVQMDRISGYDSRYDNWTDTRRGLVRQWDKPGSSWGTSIDEANMGAQSTLSDFINWSMTNYKANNYALVLWNHGGGYDGICWDDSNQSDRLELKEISAALANLSDTVDVVGADACLMGMTEFAYQIRNHASVMVAAEELTPGQGWNYTRVLSDLTANSKMTAAEFGSAIVKGFGDYYGPLDTGVQETLSAIDLVKLRSSNPNNLSNTLSQFATIFMNVSTLSDRMKLETYRASSVNFGDGYYPEYRDLGSILAGVINDITMTSMIRDAALMVVDAYNSLVISNYSADERATGLAISFQTRGKSVDSYYNSSNLDFAADTTWDEFLRWWQTA, encoded by the coding sequence ATGCGTGCTAATTCCAGGGATAATACATTAAACAGCGCTAAAGCTTTAAATGTTACTTCAGATACCCAATCAATACAAGATTGGGTAGGTCGTTCCGATACAGTTGATTTTTATAGTTTTAATCTCAGTGGACGTAGTAGTTTTAATCTTTCTCTCAGTGGACTGACTGCTAACGCAGACGTACAGTTGATTAGGGATGCTAACTCTAATGGTCAGGTTGATACAAATGAAATAATTGCAGGTTCTTATCAGACTAGTAGAAAGTCTGAGTCGATCCAGACTACTTTGGATGGTGGTAATTATTTTATTAAAGTTTACTCAGCAAGTGGCAGTACTAACTATAAACTAGGAGTTTCTGCCAAATCAGAAGTGGTTACTCCACCTACTACTGCTGATTGGACTTTTATGGTTTACCTTGATGCTGATAACAATCTAGAAAACTATGGTATTCAAGACTTTCTAGAAATGGGTAAGGTTGGCTCCACAGCAAACGTCAATATTGTTGTACAGATGGATCGGATTTCTGGATACGACTCCAGATATGATAACTGGACAGATACTCGGCGAGGACTTGTCAGACAATGGGATAAGCCTGGTAGTAGCTGGGGAACAAGCATTGACGAAGCAAATATGGGCGCTCAAAGCACTCTTAGCGATTTTATAAACTGGTCGATGACCAACTACAAAGCCAATAACTACGCTCTGGTGCTATGGAATCACGGTGGTGGCTACGATGGCATATGCTGGGACGATAGTAATCAAAGTGACCGCCTAGAACTAAAGGAAATTAGCGCTGCTTTAGCTAATCTTTCTGACACAGTTGATGTAGTTGGTGCTGATGCTTGTCTGATGGGTATGACAGAGTTTGCTTATCAGATCAGAAATCATGCTTCGGTAATGGTAGCAGCAGAAGAATTAACACCCGGGCAAGGTTGGAACTACACCAGAGTACTATCTGATCTAACTGCAAATTCTAAGATGACAGCTGCTGAGTTTGGTAGTGCTATTGTCAAGGGCTTTGGAGATTATTACGGGCCTTTAGATACTGGCGTTCAGGAGACACTATCAGCTATTGATTTGGTTAAACTTAGGTCTAGTAATCCCAACAACTTATCTAATACCTTGAGTCAGTTTGCGACTATTTTCATGAATGTCTCTACATTGAGCGATCGCATGAAATTAGAGACATATCGTGCTAGTTCTGTGAATTTTGGTGACGGGTACTATCCTGAATATCGTGATTTAGGTTCGATTCTTGCTGGGGTGATAAATGACATAACTATGACTAGTATGATCCGTGATGCTGCTCTCATGGTTGTTGATGCTTACAATAGTCTAGTTATCAGCAATTATTCTGCCGATGAACGGGCTACTGGTTTGGCTATCAGTTTCCAAACACGAGGTAAGTCTGTTGACAGTTACTACAATAGTTCTAATCTCGATTTTGCCGCAGATACCACCTGGGATGAGTTTTTGCGTTGGTGGCAAACTGCGTAG
- the ilvA gene encoding threonine ammonia-lyase, biosynthetic gives MLCDYLVQILTARVYDVAQETPLEYAPNLSARLNNKLLLKREDMQSVFSFKLRGAYNKMANLPPDLLAQGVIAASAGNHAQGVALGARELGTRAIIVMPVTTPQVKIDAVRARGGEVVLHGDTYDDAYAYARQLEAEKGLTFIHPFDDPDVIAGQGTIGMEILRQCQQPIHAIFVAIGGGGLISGIAAYVKRLRPEIKIIGVEPVDADAMYQSLRAGKRVRLSQVGLFADGVAVREVGEETFRLCQQYVDDIILVDTDGTCAAIKDVFEDTRSIVEPAGALAIAGAKAYVEREQIQGQTLIAVACGANMNFDRLRFVAERAELGERREAIFAVTIPEEAGSLRKFCQCMGRRNLTEFNYRIADQKEAHIFVGVQIENRSDRAKLVATFESCGFKTIDLTDDELTKLHLRHMVGGHSLLAHNELLYRFEFPERPGALMKFVDSMSPNWNISMFHYRNNGADYGRIVVGIQVPPHEMEEWQAFLDTLGYRYWDENKNPAYKLFLG, from the coding sequence ATGCTCTGTGACTACCTAGTACAAATTCTGACTGCCCGCGTTTACGATGTTGCCCAAGAAACACCATTAGAATACGCTCCCAATTTGTCTGCACGGCTGAACAATAAGCTACTGCTAAAACGCGAAGATATGCAGTCAGTATTTTCCTTTAAGTTACGTGGCGCTTATAACAAGATGGCAAATCTGCCGCCGGATCTACTCGCCCAAGGTGTGATTGCTGCATCTGCGGGAAATCATGCTCAAGGGGTTGCTCTTGGTGCGCGAGAATTGGGAACACGAGCCATTATCGTTATGCCTGTAACCACACCCCAGGTAAAGATAGATGCAGTGAGGGCGCGTGGTGGTGAGGTAGTATTACACGGGGATACTTATGATGATGCTTATGCTTATGCTCGTCAGCTAGAAGCAGAAAAAGGCTTAACATTTATTCATCCTTTTGATGATCCCGATGTCATTGCTGGACAGGGAACTATTGGGATGGAGATTTTACGGCAATGTCAGCAACCGATTCATGCAATTTTTGTAGCAATTGGCGGGGGTGGATTGATTTCTGGAATTGCAGCTTATGTGAAACGGTTGCGTCCAGAGATAAAAATTATTGGTGTTGAGCCAGTAGATGCAGATGCAATGTATCAATCTTTGCGCGCGGGCAAACGAGTACGTTTGTCTCAAGTCGGCTTATTTGCTGACGGTGTAGCAGTGCGAGAAGTCGGAGAAGAAACGTTTCGGCTGTGTCAACAGTATGTGGATGACATTATTTTAGTTGATACAGATGGTACTTGTGCAGCAATAAAAGATGTATTTGAAGATACACGTTCTATTGTTGAACCTGCGGGGGCATTGGCAATCGCAGGTGCTAAAGCTTATGTAGAACGGGAACAAATCCAGGGACAGACATTAATTGCTGTTGCCTGTGGTGCGAATATGAACTTTGACCGCCTCCGCTTTGTTGCAGAACGAGCAGAATTGGGTGAACGCCGTGAAGCCATCTTTGCAGTGACAATTCCAGAGGAAGCGGGTAGTCTGCGTAAGTTTTGCCAATGCATGGGCAGACGCAATTTAACTGAGTTTAACTATCGCATTGCCGATCAAAAAGAAGCTCATATTTTTGTGGGTGTGCAAATCGAAAATCGTAGCGATCGCGCAAAGCTAGTTGCAACTTTTGAAAGCTGCGGGTTTAAAACAATCGACTTAACCGATGACGAACTAACAAAATTACACCTGCGCCATATGGTAGGTGGACACTCTCTCCTGGCTCACAATGAATTGCTTTATCGTTTCGAGTTTCCCGAACGCCCTGGTGCATTAATGAAGTTTGTAGATTCTATGAGTCCTAACTGGAATATTAGTATGTTCCACTACCGCAATAATGGAGCAGATTACGGCAGGATAGTGGTAGGGATACAGGTTCCTCCCCATGAGATGGAAGAGTGGCAGGCTTTTTTGGATACTCTCGGCTATCGTTACTGGGATGAAAATAAGAATCCAGCCTACAAGCTGTTTTTGGGGTAG
- the yidD gene encoding membrane protein insertion efficiency factor YidD, whose translation MVVSITICSMSVSTIETFVTQAAIASLNTYQKHLSPRKGFSCPHRLLYGGESCSDYVKRLLINQNLLTAIQMAPQRFKACKLSAQIQSQRAEGGCIVIPCCIPI comes from the coding sequence GTGGTAGTTTCTATCACTATCTGTTCTATGTCAGTCAGTACGATTGAGACTTTTGTAACCCAAGCTGCGATCGCATCACTCAATACTTATCAAAAACATCTGTCTCCTCGCAAGGGTTTTTCATGTCCCCATCGGTTACTCTATGGGGGTGAGTCTTGTTCTGATTATGTGAAGCGTTTACTGATTAACCAAAATTTGCTCACAGCTATACAAATGGCTCCCCAAAGATTCAAAGCGTGTAAATTATCTGCTCAGATACAAAGTCAACGTGCAGAAGGTGGATGTATCGTTATTCCCTGTTGTATACCGATTTAA
- a CDS encoding carbohydrate ABC transporter permease, protein MSFSSRNLQVKNIGTYIILSAIAVVTLFPLFWLVSTALKSQTENIFQSPPQLLPSQPTFENFVSVWQSNPFGQYLFNSTLVAVLTVGLNLLFCALAAYPLARLSFPGRDWIFIAIISTIMIPFQIVMIPLYILTVQLGLRNTYLGIIFPSLASAFGIFLLRQAFMSVPKEMEEAARMDGCSELGIWWHVMLPAVRPALVTLAIFVFIGSWSDFLWPLIVIQDESLYTLPLGVAKLAGTFSLDWRLVAAGSVISILPVMILFLFLQRYIVPTETGSGVKG, encoded by the coding sequence ATGAGTTTTTCTAGCCGCAACTTACAAGTAAAAAACATAGGGACGTACATTATATTAAGTGCGATCGCAGTAGTGACGCTTTTCCCCTTATTTTGGCTTGTCAGTACTGCACTCAAATCTCAAACAGAAAATATCTTTCAGTCACCACCACAGTTATTACCAAGTCAACCCACTTTTGAGAACTTTGTTAGCGTTTGGCAATCTAATCCTTTTGGACAATACTTATTTAACAGTACTTTGGTCGCTGTGCTAACTGTAGGATTAAACTTACTGTTTTGCGCTTTGGCTGCTTATCCTTTAGCGAGACTGTCATTTCCAGGCAGAGACTGGATTTTTATCGCGATTATTTCCACAATTATGATCCCGTTTCAAATTGTGATGATCCCCCTATACATTTTGACAGTCCAGTTAGGTTTAAGAAACACTTATTTAGGCATAATTTTTCCTAGCTTAGCTTCTGCCTTTGGTATTTTTCTGTTGCGACAAGCTTTTATGAGTGTGCCAAAAGAGATGGAAGAAGCAGCACGTATGGATGGCTGTTCAGAGTTAGGTATATGGTGGCATGTAATGTTACCAGCGGTTCGTCCCGCATTAGTCACTTTGGCAATTTTCGTTTTTATTGGTTCTTGGAGTGACTTTTTGTGGCCTTTGATTGTGATTCAAGATGAAAGCTTGTACACCCTACCTTTAGGTGTAGCAAAACTAGCAGGTACTTTTTCTCTTGATTGGCGGTTAGTAGCTGCTGGCTCAGTAATTTCTATTCTGCCAGTAATGATATTATTTCTCTTTCTACAACGCTACATCGTACCGACAGAAACTGGTAGCGGCGTGAAAGGATAA
- a CDS encoding Crp/Fnr family transcriptional regulator, with amino-acid sequence MEERYSVQTPANPWIYSAPFFQGLPETVVEVALTHLVTRTHPANQVILLENDWGGSVYFIIEGWVKIRTYNLEGKEVTLNILGKGELFGEMAALDEVPRSTDVITLTGTVIGSMPAQDFLKLLQTEPLAGVRLAQLMARRLRQVNRRLRLRESDSQSRVADTLLFLAEGQGKKGQTGTEIPNLPHRELSSLSGLARETVTRVLTKLEKKGLIKRDQELICIPDLSVLERMIV; translated from the coding sequence ATGGAAGAGCGATATAGCGTGCAAACACCCGCCAATCCCTGGATTTATTCGGCTCCTTTTTTTCAAGGGTTGCCCGAAACTGTTGTCGAAGTAGCTTTAACTCATCTTGTTACTCGCACTCACCCAGCTAATCAAGTGATTTTGCTGGAAAATGACTGGGGAGGTTCTGTATATTTTATCATTGAGGGATGGGTAAAAATTCGCACCTACAATCTTGAAGGTAAAGAAGTAACGCTGAATATTCTCGGTAAGGGGGAATTATTTGGTGAAATGGCAGCACTAGATGAAGTGCCTCGTTCTACAGATGTAATTACTTTAACTGGAACCGTGATTGGTAGTATGCCTGCCCAAGATTTTTTGAAGTTACTTCAAACAGAACCTTTGGCAGGAGTAAGGTTAGCACAATTAATGGCACGACGCCTACGACAAGTAAATCGGCGGTTAAGGTTACGGGAATCTGACAGTCAGTCCCGCGTAGCAGACACGTTATTGTTTCTAGCAGAGGGACAGGGGAAAAAAGGGCAAACAGGAACTGAAATTCCTAATTTACCTCATCGGGAATTGAGTAGTTTAAGTGGGCTGGCACGGGAAACTGTAACCAGAGTATTAACGAAGTTAGAAAAGAAAGGCTTAATAAAAAGAGATCAAGAACTAATTTGTATCCCAGATTTGTCAGTCTTAGAAAGAATGATTGTTTGA